The genome window CGTGAAGGGTATTGTTGTCATTGGGAATTGTGAGTCGCTGGGTTGTGGACAATACTGATTCGAGTGATTTCGCGTGCGAGCCAGCAAGACACCGACAAGTTCCTGAACAGCATCAACACACTGGTGGGTCAAGCCGCGGCCATCCTCCTCAGTGTGCTTGGAGGCCACTCAATTGAGCTCTCCCGTGGGGTCGCCACCGGGAGCGAGTGGTTCCTCGTCCAGGTCCTGTCAGCGTATGGGCAATGGATCAAAAAGTGAGTGATGGCAACGTGAGCACATGACTGACTTGAGCCTGCCTTCCCGACCAGCGAGCGTGCACGAGAACAAGAGCCGCGCCACGGTCGATCAGCAGGCGGTGCTCAACACGGAACGgagggaggacgaggctCGTATCACTCATGAGCAGCATGCCAAGGAAGAAGAGGTCACACGCGCCCAGCAAGAGGCGGCCACGCAGGCGCTCCTCATTCAGGATGCGGACAACGACGTTGCGCAACAggaggcgctcctcgcccattATAAGACGCAGGCCTCCACTTCACATCTTGGCAGTAACGCGGCAGCCGGGCCCGTCGCGTCGGGCTCTGGAACCCGCTCAATGAGACTTGAGGAGGCGTCCCCAGGCCgcgacgcggtcgtcgGAACCGGCAccaagcccaaggaggaagacgtcGAGAGCTCTgccaagcccaaggaggagaaggacgacgacaggcCCGACATCCCTCCAGCCAACGAACCCCCTCCTGACACCGACAGCGGCAGTGACAGTGATGATGCGCCCGAACCCCCGCCCAACGGCATACCTGCCTTCATCCCCGTCCCAGTGAAACGTCTCCCCCGCCCCAAgcttcccctccccataGGCTCTCGCCCCGCACCTGAGGTCATCGCGCGGTGGCAAATGGAGCACGGCGTGTCCATGGCCGCCCTGCCAGCCAAGTACCGCAAGGTCATgcagcggcgcgtcgtCAACTTTGTACGCCGCGCTGAGGCCCATGCGTACAATGAGTGGGTGGCAAACGGCGCGCGTCTCGAACTTGACGAGGCCCGCTGGGCTCTCAAGCCCTTTCGCCTGAAGgacagcggcggcgagtaCGCGCATTGGAACCCTCCATCTGAGACCATCATCGTCAACCGTTACGAGGAGCATATCCACATAGGTTTCAGCCAGatgctcgagcagcgcaaGACGGACACGCAGACGTTGACGAAGAATGACAAGATCCAACACAAGGACCCCATGTTTGTTCACAAGGCTGTGGCCGAGTCGGCTTCTCCCATGACGGTCGAATTCAAGCCTGTTGCACTATTGAAACCCCCCGAATTCAAGCCTCTTGCAGAATTGAAACCTCCCGAATTCAATCCTGTTTCCGAGCTCTTAGAGGCTGCCGCGGTGTCTGACGGCGAAATCTCCGTGTCTGAGATGGAGTCAACCGACGCTGTCCGAGTCGAGACAGCCATGGCCGCCCCAGCCGAGGCTTTCAATGCCGTCGAGAGTTTAAAGGCCAACGATGCGATTACTGTCATCTCAACAGTTCCCACTCTGCCCGTCCTCTCCACCACGCCACCATACAAGGGCATCGAGCAGATGCGCGACATGACAAGCCACTTCGtggtgggcgaggaagacATCCCTTCAGCATCCAGACCGCATAATCCAGCGGAAGAAGCTGTCGAGAGCAACGGGGGCGACGGGGCTGTCGCCACCGTCGAGGGCTACGGGTCCGTCCAGCACACTGAAACTGTCCCCACCGAGACCGTCGAGGCCCCGCTCTTCGAGCCTTGGCGTTATCCAAGGTGTCTCATACCATCCCTCCCATATGTCCCTGTTCTCTGTGTTGCCCCACCGCCCGAGGACACACCGCACGAGATGAGGCTCGATGACTggagcgacgaggtgctggCCGAGCCCGTGATCCTCTCGGAATTCGGATGGCACGACTTTGAGGGGCCTTGGGGCTGTCAGGTGGCGCAGTCTTTTGAGCAGAGTGCAGAGGGGGTGGAGCAGCAGTTTCGCGACGCGCACGCCCCCCTCGCTCCTCCGGCCAGCCCCGACAACTTTGACGAGCGCTTCGAGGACCAGGAAGAGTTCGGTGCACCCGAGTATGCGAATACAACGGATGAGGAGCTTCAGGCCCCACTGAAGGAGGACTGCCATGTCGCCAAGGGCTTCCTCCAGGTGCCGATTGTGAAGTGCCCCCGTGACGTGACCGAGGAAGAGCGGAAGATCATGCGTGCTGAACAGAGGAAGTGGGACTTGGAAGCTGGGGACGATCTTGTCACCTCAAGCGGCCATGAGGCTGACGAGCTGTTCACTCTCGAGGCAGCCACGCCGCCACATTCATCTACCCAGAGTGCATGGTCGTCCGACAACTACACATTTTCGCCACCCAAGGAGTTCAAGATAGACTGGGCGGACGTCTTGGACGATGAGATGGACGCGCGCAacgctgcgcgcgctgcgGCTGCCGCAGCCTCGATGTTCCCCGAGCCGTCGAAGGACTGGGCCGACAtgtccgacgacgagatggacacCCGGAACGCAATCCGCGCTGAAGAAGTGCGcatcgagatggaggaggaggcacgGGTTCAGCGCGAACACGAAGCTGAAGGcgagcgccggcgccaacAGGTGATTGAAGACAAGCGCCAGCAACGTAAGGCAGAGCTCCGCGTTCGTGAGCGCGGCTTCGTCCAGGCGCTCTCGGACATCGAGTCCGTTGGGAGCGCCGACTCACCCGCCTCAGTGGACAGCACCCCCCGCCGGCCGATGCAGGCCGAACAGGACTCGCCCTCACCCATCCGCTCCATGGTGATGTACTCGCCTGTGcgctgctcgacgccgctcTTCGAGGAGACGTCCCTCATCGCCGAACTCTCGCCCACCCCTCCCGACACACCTGAGCACTCCCCACAGGTTGAGCAGACGTCACCCTCTCCAATGACTGCTCTtctctcgccgtcgccgcgccgcgctaTCGTGGCGAGCTTCATGGAGACATCACCAGGTCTCGCGctctctccttccccacctGGTTCTCGGGCTcggtcggcgtcgcccgCCTCTCCCACTCGGTCGCGCTCGGAGCGACTGCTCTTCCCGCCTACaatctcctccgcctccatTCGTGCTTCGCCTCCTGGCACCACACCCACCTCTGGGTCCAGCTCGCGTGGGGTCACTCCTCTCACATCTCCACCAACTTCTCTGCCCCTCACGCCATCACCCCGCCACCAGACCAAAGGAAGACGGTCAGGGTCCAGctcgcgttcctcctctcgctcttcatcttcttcctcatcgtcggccATCAGCGACTCGTTCTTTCCCACCAACCTCCCGCAGTCAACGCCCGTGGCGCGCCGTgaccgccgcctcgtctcTCTCCCGGATATCACCGTTCGCCGCACGCGAGTCCGCCGGCGCCACAGCGACGGACACGGTCGCCACACTGCCGACTCGGATGCTGACGTTGAttcggactcggactcgtcCATGGGTTCGGACTCGGGCCGTTCTCCTGCCTCACCCCGTGCACCCGGCTCACCTGCTCCCACACGGCCTCGTGTCGAGAACCCCCGGCGTAGCGTCAGTATGTGCGCGGCCCCAACCGGCATGATGTCGCCGTCTCTTTCCAACTCTGGCCCCCTCAGTGAGGGGCGCGAGCCGCGCGGAAGTTCACTCTTCCCTCCTGCCAGTCCGACGCCTCGGCGCGAGGCAgccttcctcatcgccgagcGGGAGGACTGTGGGATGATGCAGGAGCCAGAGGTGGCACAGGAACGGGTTGCGGCTCAAGAGCGAGAGGCCATCCCAGAGCCACAGGCTGACGAAGAACCAGAGGCAGCGGTAGACACAGTTGCCTTCGCGGAGCCACAGGGCGTCTTCGCGGAGCCacaggtcgtcgaggaaccGGAGGCATCTCAAGAACTGGAGGTCCTCGCGGAGCCGGAGACCCTCGCGGAGCCGGAGACCCTCGCGGAGCCAGAGACCCTCGCGGAGCCGGAGACCCTCGCGGAGCCAGAGACCCTCGCTGAGCCAGAGACCCTCGCGGAGCCAGAGGTCGTCGCATCAGACGCGACGGAGCCAGTGGTTACCCATGagcccaaggccgccgaggctcCGGAGGCAATTGGCCGAGAGGCGATTGAGCCGAACCCCGCAGAGCCGATggccaagcccgaggacCCGGTCGTCGACTCATGGGAGCGCAAGCCCTGGGTTCCTCTCGAGCTCCGCACCAACCGGCGCTGgacggacgacgaggtgaaGCGAGTTAAGAAGCTCCGGGCCAGGTGGCTCAAGAAACGTGGCAAGCGCACCGTTGGCTCGGACGCGTCGACTTGTGGGAGCGTGCGCTCCATTGCTTCATGGGCAGCCAGTTCGCCGCCCGGCACGCCGcccgccaagcccaaggcgCTGGCCGTTATTCAGGACGAGACGCTCGGGTCGCCCTCTCCGATGCCCGACACAGCCACTCCGACTCCTAAGACCACAGGCTCGCTGTTGGACCAGCTACACGCGATCCGGGCGCAGCCCTCTCTGCTTGGCCGTTTGTCCCCTTCCGCTCCACCAGAGGACACACCAACGCCGCGCGCTCCGTCACTCCAGAGCCGGCTCGGGCCCACGCCTAGCCGCGTCCAGAACCTGCGCAACATGTGGGAACAGGGTGGTGCGCAGACTCCGACCCGGACCGAGCCTGAGCCGCTCCCACATGTGCTCGAGTCCAACTCCAAGTCTTTCCGCGACCGCGTTCAGGCGTTTacccctccgcctccgcctccgcctccgagGACACCTacgccgcctccgcctccgccgcccaagCCCCGCAGTAGGCGTGGATACGAGGCGCCGACAAAGGCCAGCGAGAAACGCGAGGACAGTTCCAGCACCCGCCGATCCAGCCACGCGCCGGCACCACTGTCATCCACAATGGCAGCCGCTCACAGGTCGGTGGACGGCCGCGCGACTCCAGCCAGTCGCCCGTCCAGTGCTGAGGGGAACCGTCCTCCCAGCCGGCCatccagcgccgcctcacGCCCCATCCGATCAACTTTGACCATTCGCGGAGCAGCCGCGGCACATGCCCAGGGTACGCTGCCGCCCCAGTCAAGCGCGCGGGACGTGGGAATGGGAGGGAGAAGTGAGTTGgggcgtggtggtggtggtcgcGAACGCGGAGGCACCACTCGTGGCGCTACTCGTGGGACGATTAGACGTGGGCGTGGAGGGAAGGCGTAGAGTGAGGTGGAGTGACTTGTCAGTGTTGTaagaggagggaaggcaGAGTTGTAGGGGGGGCGCAGCTAGCCTCTTAGTATTGTAACATGTTTTCTGTGAATCAGTAATCAGAGCAGTATTACTACCTTTGGGTCCGAGGAATGAGATGAGGAATGAAGTCAATTGAAGTGAATATCAAGTCAATTCTCTACAGGGATTCCTGCCCTGGGATTGTAGGAGGGTGAACAACTGTCAGTTTACCATGCGGGTTCCAGAAGGAAGGTGCCAAGCGTTGAGAATCAGAGCAGGTCCACTTGGTCAACAATTCGAATCCAGATTAGCAGCAAGGCGAGGGGGCAATCCACACTTTGACGATCAACGAGGCCCACATCACCGCGTGCGCCCATTAACGACTATCCCATGTCCCATGTCCCACACTCCACATGGCGCATGGCCCATGGGCTCATGCCTGATAATGCGGGCCAGAGATCCAGAGACCGCGATCGACGATTAGCAACCCATTCAAGGATCAAAGGCCCCAAAGCCCAAGGGAAGCACACAAAGCTCAGAAGATCGGCGGTTGGCCATGAGGTCAGTCCCCGGCCCGAAACCTTATCTGCCAAAGTCGTCTCTGCTGCTGCAAATCCTCCTCTGGGCACTTTTATCCTCCGTAACCTTGCGATTCAATGGGCAAAATGTTCTGTATACATGAAGTAAGGCACATTATGACGACAAGATCTACCCCCAATGTCGCGTCACGCGGGATGTCGTATATGCCGTACGCGTCGTGTTGTGTTGGTGTCAATCTTGTGCCTTTTCTGCATGTGATGGATTTTGGCTTCAGTGCGAGGTTGAACAGTATTGTATAGTACAAAAGCGTGAGATCAGAAGGTCTGTGCGTGCCAAGAGGGTAAATAACGGTGCCTTTGTGGGATCTGTGCGCTACTTTTAGAACAAGAACGACGTGGATACAGATGAATGCACAATTGCAATTGCACAATCGTTTACTGGTTGCACACTCAACCTGTCAAGGCTGCAAATTCACAAACTAAGGTTGTCCAATTGTCCAACTGGCAAAGTCAAAGTCTGCACTACGCCCGACGCGTCGTGCACGGAACGCTGATCTGCCCACATTGCAGACATCGGCACCATCGGCACCTATGACATGCGCCCATGACATGAACGCTGGTAGCCCGTACGCAAATGATGGCACGCCACGTCGGGCGTTGAGTCCAGGAGGCAGGTTCATTAGGGTGCAGGAACACATATCCTATGATCCTATACAACCTTCCCAAGTCCTGCCTGCCAGTCTTTCACAGGACATGTTGTCAGGGAATGGGCACGCCACAGGAGAGTCACAACTCTCCAGTTCTCCAATTTTGTTGGCTGCATCCAAGGGCAAACCCCTTACCCCATGCACTTTACTTGATCATCACCTTGAAGCACCAAGCACAAACTGCACCGCGGCGAGATAAAGAAATGCCGCGATCTGGTGGCCGCATCGCCGTTTCGGCGCCCCTTTGATGCCCAGACCTCATTCCCCACGCTCAGTGCTCAGGTCGCTTCTCAATCAAAGGCAGTTTGTCGGTGCGCCGGCGTTGTCCTCTGAATGCTCTGCGCAGTTTGTTGACAGCTCCAGTTATCCAAGGCCTGGCCATGTTGGCCACTGGCCGCTGATTGAGGACATGGTCCAGGTTAGAGGCCAAAGGCCTAGAGGCAGGTGCCAGGGCATCATCTCCCCGCTTTCTGGCACATGAGGAATGGTCGATCAAACCCTTTGTCGAAATCCGACTTGCACGCAGACTTGGTTGTGTGGATGATTGAAGGGCTGTATGTCTGGGCCCAGCGCGGCCAGGCAACCGCACACCCACACgtcccccctccctccctccctccctccctccctcctcggAACTCTTAACATTCCCAACTCAGCCTTATATAGTTGCTTACTAGGTACGGATATAGGCACTGTCACGACAATGCCATTCAGACATGACAAGTAGTCTAGTTTGAGTAATGCAGGAGGTTGAAGCGAGACGGCTAGACGCGCCTGAAGGTCGATGGGTCGCGCTTGGACCCTGATATTATTCCTTTTATGGCCCTGTGGCCGATGGCGGATGGCTCATGGCCCAGGGGCCGGCGGCCAGCGGCCAGCGGTTGACATTTTGGACCCTGAGCTTGAGTGTTGGCGCGGCAAGAATTTGAGCCCTTGGCCCTCAAGCCTCTTTCTGTCACTGTCCGCACTATAGACGGCTACCTGCAATACCTGCAACACCTGAAAGCAGCTAGGTAGCTAGGTAGGTGGCAGCAAGGCACAGTAGGTTGGACATGTTCACCATCACCACGTTTACGCTTCCAACCGCCCCACTAGACCCAATAGAGTAGATAGATTCCATCccatctccccctccttccaACTCTAGCTCACTCGTCCGACTCACTTGCTACATCGACACAATCTCTCTCTATTCTCTACTCTCTCCCTCGGTCACTCTCTgtcactctctctctctctctctctctctctctccctctctctctcccttcttcctcctctctctctctctcaaACCTCCTCACGTCTCGACTACCCACTTGACCCTCCACATCCGTCTTACTCTTCAAGCAAACTCGGTGCGCGTCGCCATCACGTCCGCACCCAACCACGCTCTCTATAACGCTTGTGCTTGACGCGCATACACCTCTTCCACGCTTTACGCTTCACGCTCTACGTCCCAacttgaccttgacctccaccgcgaGAGTCGCCCCATCGCAACTCGTCGACATCTCGACCTCTATAAGCTACACCTGAAACTTCGAGAGAACACATGTCCATCTCGCAAGATTCTTCCTCCGACTAATCTTTATTCCACACACGCTTTCAACCAACTTCACACACCTTGCACAAAATTGAGGGCGGCGGTATGAAACGCTACGACGACATGCCGCTGCCGTATTCGCAGGGCGGGCCTATGCCGACGCGTCGGCCAACCATTCGCGTCACTGGCGGCAACTCTGCCGGGGCCGGAggcggcatgggcatgggcatgggcggcggaggaACGATCGGCCGGGGAACAGGAGGCACCGTCAAGCGCTCCAAGACACTCACGAGGCCCGAGCGACACGTCGCGCCCGAGCCACTCATCAACCCCACAGGCAAGGAGGAAGCTGCCGCTCATGCGTCCggctccaagctcgactGGTGGACTCTGACGTCGTGGGTCGTGACGTTTTGGGCCCCTTCCCCATTGCTCAAGATGGTAGGCATCACGGAagcaagctcgaggcaAGCATGGCGCGAGAAGATCACACTATGCTTTATCGCCATTATCATGGGCGGTATGGTCGGTTTTGCGACCATGGGTCTGCAGAGCGCTCTGTGccccggcggcggcaacggTGCTGGCTACCAATTACTGGGCACTCGTGACTGTGAGTTTACCCGCCTGAGAGAAGATGCGCAGCTCCGAGGAATGTTGGCAGCGATGCCAGCGAAGCACCGGCCGATATCCCTGGCCCAGGCCCTGTAGCTTGGTCTTGGCTTACGGTTGTCTGTCACTACGGACGTGACTGACGCAGCTCCCGCGCACGACGCGCTGACGCTCAGCAACGCTCTCCATCGGCGGCTGGGCATTCAACATCAACGAATCCAAGCCGTTCGGCAATGTCAACTTCTACGAGCTCTCCAACCAGATGACTGGACAGGACATCACGCCCTTCTTCACGCGCACTGCCGCCGATTACCCCGATTGCACCGCAACCAATTTCAGGTACGCTGCGCCTGACATCTGCAACGcaaaggccaaggagggaAACGAGTGCATGCTGGAGCAGCTCAGTGCCAACTCGCTGGCCTCGTACGCACTCAAGAACGAGTCACAGTACGAGGGTTACTCGTGGCTCCAGGTGGTCAACAGTACCAACTACATTGTCATCGACGGCTGGGTGCTCAACATGAACCCGTACATGCGAGCGAACCCGCAGCCGATCTCTGGCGATCCCATCGACGCCATCATCCGAAAGGCTATCTCCGTCCAGTCTTCGTCTGGCAAGGACTTGACGAAGCAGTTCTACAACAACCCGGACACCAAGGCTGCCATCAAGTGCCTGACGACGCGCTACCTCGCTGGCAAAATCGACAAGACAACCCCAGGATGCTTTGTCGCCGCGCTTTTCCTCTACGCGTCTCTCATTGTCATTCTCGCCGTCGTACTGGTCCGCTTCTCCATGGCCATCATCTTCTCCTGGTTCATCTCACACAGGCTCatcgagaagaagacgcTCTCGCGCGGCACCGGAATTGCACCGACGGTCATGCCCGAGGGAGCCAACGTCTCTGTGCATAATCAGACGGGCACGGCACCGTGGGCCCAGCCGGGTAGGAAGGGACAGGCTCCAGtcacggcggcggctccGGTCATGAGTCTCGATCGCATTGGCGCAGAGCTGTTCTGCGTGTGCTTGGTGACGTGTTACTcggagggtgaggaaggtaTCCGCAACACGCTCGACTCCATCGCAGGGACCAACTACCCCGACCAACGCAAGCTCCTTTGGGTGGTGTGCGACGGCATGATCACCGGTGCTGGTGAGGCCCAGAGCACGCCAGACATCTGTGTTGGCATGCTCGAGGCGGACCCGAGGTTCGGCAACCCGCAGCCCATGGGGTACATTGCCGTCGGCTCTGGTGCCAAGCGCGAGAATCGTGCCATGGTCTACGCTGGGCACTATGGTGAGTGTTCCAAGACGGCGGGCGCTAACGTCAGTCACCAAGGATGGCCACCGCGCGCCAACGGTCATCGTGGTCAAGTGCGGTGTGCCGTCCGAGGCCAACGACAAGAAGCCTGGAAACCGTGGCAAGCGCGACTCGCAGCTCATTCTGATGAACTTCTTCTCGCGCGTCACCTACAACGACCGCATGACTCCCCTCGATTACGACCTCTTCCGCAAGGTGCAGACCTTGATGGGTGTCACACCCGACTTCTTCGAAGTGTGTCTCatggtcgacgccgacaccaAGGTCTACCCCGACTCGCTCGCGTACCTTGTCAACGCGATGGCCAACGACAACATGGTCATGGGTGTGTGTGGCGAGACGCGCATCGCCAACAAGCGACAGTCATGGGTCACAGCTATCCAGGTCTGGGAATACTACATCTCTCACCACCAGATGAAAGCGTTCGAGTCGGTCTTTGGTGGTGTCACCTGTCTTCCTGGGTGTTTCTCGATGTACCGCATCAAGGCCCGCAAGGACACAGAAAACGACTGGGTACCGATCCTCGTCAAGCCTGAGATTGTGCGCGAGTACAGCCAGTCGGACGTTGTCACGCTCCACCAAAAGAACCTGCTTCTCCTGGGTGAGGACCGATTCCTGTCCACCATTCTCCTTCGGACTTTCCCCAACCGCCGCAacatcttcctcccccaGGCTCGCTGCCGTACTATTGCACCCGACACATTCagcgtcctcctctctcaacgccgccgctggATCAACTCGACCATTCACAACCTCATGGAGCTGGTGCTGGTCCGTGACCTCTGTGGCACATTCTGTTTCTCCATGCAGTTTGTCGTCTTCATGGACCTCGTTGGCACAATTGTCCTGCCGATTGCCATTTGCCTCACCTTTGCCCTGGTCGTCAACTCGATCCTCAAACCGCCTCAAAAGTTCGAGGAAGCCATTCCTCTCATGCTCCTTGCGTGCATTCTCGGTCTCCCGGCGtttctcattctcatcaCCACACGCAAGCTCATCTACGTTGCGTGGATGCTCGTCTACCTCTGCGCCTTGCCTGTTTGGAACTTTATCCTCCCCGTATATTCGTTCTGGCACTTTGACG of Cutaneotrichosporon cavernicola HIS019 DNA, chromosome: 4 contains these proteins:
- a CDS encoding uncharacterized protein (Chitin synthase 1), giving the protein MKRYDDMPLPYSQGGPMPTRRPTIRVTGGNSAGAGGGMGMGMGGGGTIGRGTGGTVKRSKTLTRPERHVAPEPLINPTGKEEAAAHASGSKLDWWTLTSWVVTFWAPSPLLKMVGITEASSRQAWREKITLCFIAIIMGGMVGFATMGLQSALCPGGGNGAGYQLLGTRDSTLSIGGWAFNINESKPFGNVNFYELSNQMTGQDITPFFTRTAADYPDCTATNFRYAAPDICNAKAKEGNECMLEQLSANSLASYALKNESQYEGYSWLQVVNSTNYIVIDGWVLNMNPYMRANPQPISGDPIDAIIRKAISVQSSSGKDLTKQFYNNPDTKAAIKCLTTRYLAGKIDKTTPGCFVAALFLYASLIVILAVVLVRFSMAIIFSWFISHRLIEKKTLSRGTGIAPTVMPEGANVSVHNQTGTAPWAQPGRKGQAPVTAAAPVMSLDRIGAELFCVCLVTCYSEGEEGIRNTLDSIAGTNYPDQRKLLWVVCDGMITGAGEAQSTPDICVGMLEADPRFGNPQPMGYIAVGSGAKRENRAMVYAGHYVTKDGHRAPTVIVVKCGVPSEANDKKPGNRGKRDSQLILMNFFSRVTYNDRMTPLDYDLFRKVQTLMGVTPDFFEVCLMVDADTKVYPDSLAYLVNAMANDNMVMGVCGETRIANKRQSWVTAIQVWEYYISHHQMKAFESVFGGVTCLPGCFSMYRIKARKDTENDWVPILVKPEIVREYSQSDVVTLHQKNLLLLGEDRFLSTILLRTFPNRRNIFLPQARCRTIAPDTFSVLLSQRRRWINSTIHNLMELVLVRDLCGTFCFSMQFVVFMDLVGTIVLPIAICLTFALVVNSILKPPQKFEEAIPLMLLACILGLPAFLILITTRKLIYVAWMLVYLCALPVWNFILPVYSFWHFDDFSWGETRKVEGEVVDKAGHSDATAVFDGTTIPLRRWDDWERSRLRKIRREEKRRRQMERMHGQAFYGDDDNMLVAPDRGFARDESDNQSIVSSEEDAWGGDVGGYDENHPSFPPPPMSLPPESRPMPGPSIGMDQMAQMLDQGFEEPPPANLRHDRRTPSPLHRPRVSPPADQYSGQYVGVGQGRGPTHGRGESTSIEQYVNGHVRQRSAGGQNGYGPLGPA